A window of Apium graveolens cultivar Ventura chromosome 8, ASM990537v1, whole genome shotgun sequence contains these coding sequences:
- the LOC141679435 gene encoding uncharacterized protein LOC141679435, with the protein MEKVMKGSQKATVWDCGSSLYDSFELKSFERQLDSAISSARSLSMPHLTDTRRFPTSRPHQTHDDPPQILSKKTSKISRSFNKLMRTLFRTKQSPSTLFRVQSQRGHDRVYDRYGALTTIPEVSENANPGDYEGGFSPEMRSTASSLAERSTSERFAATSVGISCA; encoded by the coding sequence ATGGAGAAAGTGATGAAAGGATCACAAAAAGCAACGGTTTGGGATTGCGGAAGTTCACTCTACGACTCATTCGAGCTCAAATCATTCGAACGTCAACTCGACTCGGCTATTTCTTCTGCACGAAGTTTGTCCATGCCTCATTTAACCGACACTCGTCGATTTCCAACATCACGGCCTCATCAAACTCATGATGATCCACCGCAAATCTTGTCCAAGAAAACGTCGAAAATCTCGCGGTCATTTAACAAACTTATGCGGACATTGTTTAGGACTAAACAAAGTCCGAGTACCTTGTTTCGTGTCCAAAGTCAACGTGGTCATGATCGAGTTTACGACAGATACGGTGCGCTGACTACCATTCCAGAGGTGTCGGAGAATGCGAATCCAGGGGATTATGAAGGCGGGTTTTCTCCGGAAATGAGAAGTACTGCGTCGTCTCTGGCGGAAAGATCAACTTCTGAGCGATTTGCCGCAACTTCCGTAGGTATTTCATGTGCATGA